A single genomic interval of Roseomonas aeriglobus harbors:
- a CDS encoding TfoX/Sxy family protein has translation MAIDEGLIDWIAECTAPLGTLSKRAMMGGATLYLDGQVFAILTSDGVLRFKADAVSDRVWDAEGADRFTFTFDDGRVSSMNYRRAPDDVFDDPDAMLRWARLGLEAGLRAPKKARKPKKD, from the coding sequence ATGGCGATCGATGAGGGCCTGATCGACTGGATCGCGGAGTGCACGGCGCCGCTGGGCACGCTTAGCAAACGGGCGATGATGGGTGGAGCGACGCTGTACCTGGATGGACAGGTCTTCGCGATCCTGACCTCGGACGGCGTGCTTCGCTTCAAGGCCGATGCGGTGAGCGATCGTGTTTGGGACGCCGAGGGGGCGGATCGCTTCACCTTCACCTTCGACGATGGGCGGGTGAGTTCGATGAATTATCGCCGCGCTCCGGACGATGTATTCGACGATCCCGACGCGATGCTGCGCTGGGCGCGGTTGGGGCTGGAGGCGGGCCTGCGGGCGCCGAAGAAGGCGCGGAAGCCGAAGAAGGACTGA
- a CDS encoding DUF2490 domain-containing protein, translating into MPISKKVRLTVEQIMRISDRQGGLYQTEVGTLLGYRLDDHVELGFGYRRVGGHNRQRDTDEDRIRQHVVVNFGRFTGRFRVDERFRDDRPGVGIRIRPLLRYNLPVGRAKGLAVFYSHESFYMPNSTVWGQRKGYERMRNIIGLALPIAKGVSADIGYLNQYRLARGTSPATMEHALTVQMTLSMKAHSAPKVDD; encoded by the coding sequence GTGCCGATCAGCAAGAAGGTGCGCCTGACCGTCGAACAGATCATGCGCATCAGCGACCGGCAGGGCGGGCTTTACCAGACCGAGGTCGGGACGTTGCTCGGCTACCGGCTGGACGATCATGTCGAGCTCGGCTTCGGCTATCGCCGCGTCGGCGGGCATAACCGCCAGCGCGACACCGACGAGGATCGCATTCGCCAGCACGTGGTCGTCAACTTCGGCCGCTTCACGGGACGGTTCCGCGTCGACGAACGATTCCGCGACGATCGGCCGGGCGTCGGCATCCGCATCCGCCCGCTGCTGCGCTACAATCTGCCTGTCGGGCGCGCGAAGGGCCTGGCCGTGTTCTACAGCCACGAAAGCTTCTACATGCCCAATTCGACGGTGTGGGGACAGCGCAAGGGCTATGAGCGGATGCGCAACATCATCGGTCTTGCGCTGCCGATCGCCAAGGGCGTGAGCGCCGACATCGGCTACCTCAACCAATACCGCCTCGCCCGCGGCACATCCCCCGCGACGATGGAACATGCACTGACGGTGCAGATGACACTGAGCATGAAGGCGCATTCGGCACCGAAGGTGGACGACTGA
- a CDS encoding multidrug efflux SMR transporter has translation MAWAWLILGGLFEVGFTTCLRYADGFRNVPWTIGFLVSVTLSMALLELASRSIPMGTAYAVWTGIGALGTVVIGIVWFGEAATPVRLLLILGAVACIAGLKLTSGH, from the coding sequence ATGGCCTGGGCCTGGCTGATCCTGGGCGGATTGTTCGAGGTCGGGTTCACCACCTGCCTGCGGTACGCCGACGGGTTTCGCAATGTGCCCTGGACGATCGGTTTCCTCGTCAGCGTCACGCTGTCGATGGCGTTGCTCGAACTTGCCTCGCGGTCGATCCCGATGGGGACGGCCTATGCGGTGTGGACGGGCATTGGTGCGCTGGGGACGGTGGTCATCGGGATCGTCTGGTTCGGCGAAGCGGCCACGCCGGTGCGGCTGCTGCTGATCCTGGGCGCGGTCGCGTGCATCGCGGGTCTGAAACTGACGAGCGGCCACTGA
- a CDS encoding M61 family metallopeptidase — protein sequence MNRTIALAALFLSTTAATAQVRNSQPAATAPFTTRIPEARDIAYPGVIDLNVDATNIGQGIYRVKQRVPVAQAGPLTLLMPAWLPGKHAARGEIEKLAGLKITANGKTLPWTRDPVDVYAFHVDVPSGAKAVDLEFQFLGATAGNQGRISIAPNMLNLQFEQVSLYPAGYYTRRIPIQATVKYPAGWTAASGLPSRATGSTYAYQQTDYETLIDSPVFAGRYFKRWELSPRVGLNVVADSPDELEAKPDQIDKHKALVDQAVKLFGAQHYDKYEFLLAITDEMGGIGLEHHRSSENGVDPGYFKSWADAVGDRDLLPHEFTHSWNGKFRRGADLWTPDFKTPMRDNLLWVYEGQTQFWGLILGGRSGMLSKDEVLDNLAIWAAGQDLTKGRQWRPLVDTTHDPIISSRRPKGWLNWQRNEDYYVGGALVWLEADAIIRERTGGAKSMDDFARAFFGMRDGDWGTLTYTFDDVARTLNDVTPYDWATFLKERVYQVNPATTTAGITRNGYRLVYTDTPNAVAKSGEKSSKSASFAFSLGMTVASDGAVRSVIWDSPAFNAGMDVSTTIVAVNGDAYSAEKLKAAVTAAKSSKDPIKLLVRNDGKFREVALDYHEGLRYPRLEKVGTGETGLDRLIAAR from the coding sequence ATGAACCGCACGATCGCTCTCGCCGCGCTTTTCCTCAGCACGACTGCCGCCACGGCGCAGGTCCGCAACAGCCAGCCGGCGGCGACCGCGCCGTTCACGACCCGCATCCCCGAAGCGCGCGACATTGCCTATCCGGGCGTCATCGACCTCAATGTCGATGCGACCAACATCGGCCAGGGCATCTACCGCGTGAAGCAGCGCGTGCCCGTCGCGCAGGCGGGTCCGCTGACGTTGCTCATGCCCGCCTGGCTGCCCGGCAAACATGCTGCCCGCGGCGAAATCGAGAAGCTGGCGGGGCTGAAGATCACCGCGAACGGCAAGACGCTGCCGTGGACGCGCGATCCGGTCGACGTCTACGCCTTTCACGTCGATGTGCCCTCGGGCGCGAAGGCGGTCGACCTCGAATTCCAGTTCCTCGGCGCGACCGCGGGCAACCAGGGGCGTATCTCGATCGCGCCCAATATGCTGAACCTGCAGTTCGAACAGGTCAGCCTGTACCCGGCCGGCTATTACACCCGCCGCATTCCGATCCAGGCGACCGTCAAGTACCCCGCCGGCTGGACCGCCGCCTCGGGCCTGCCGAGCCGCGCGACGGGCTCGACCTATGCCTATCAGCAGACCGACTATGAGACGCTGATCGACTCGCCGGTGTTCGCCGGGCGCTATTTCAAGCGCTGGGAGCTGAGCCCGCGCGTCGGGCTGAACGTCGTTGCCGATTCACCCGACGAGCTCGAAGCCAAGCCCGACCAGATCGACAAGCACAAGGCGCTGGTCGACCAGGCCGTGAAGCTGTTCGGCGCCCAGCATTACGACAAGTACGAGTTTCTGCTGGCGATCACCGATGAAATGGGCGGGATCGGCCTGGAGCATCACCGCTCCTCGGAGAACGGCGTCGATCCGGGCTATTTCAAGTCGTGGGCGGATGCCGTCGGCGACCGCGACCTGTTGCCGCACGAATTCACCCATAGCTGGAACGGCAAGTTCCGCCGCGGCGCCGACCTGTGGACGCCCGATTTCAAGACGCCGATGCGCGACAATCTGCTGTGGGTCTACGAAGGCCAGACGCAGTTCTGGGGCCTGATCCTTGGCGGCCGCTCGGGCATGCTCAGCAAGGACGAAGTGCTCGACAACCTCGCCATCTGGGCCGCGGGTCAGGATCTGACCAAGGGCCGCCAGTGGCGCCCGCTGGTCGACACCACCCATGATCCGATCATTTCGTCGCGCCGGCCCAAGGGCTGGCTGAACTGGCAGCGCAACGAGGATTATTACGTCGGCGGCGCGCTCGTCTGGCTGGAGGCGGATGCGATCATCCGCGAACGGACCGGCGGCGCCAAATCGATGGACGATTTCGCCCGCGCCTTCTTCGGCATGCGTGACGGCGATTGGGGCACGCTCACCTATACGTTCGACGACGTCGCCCGGACGCTGAACGACGTGACGCCCTATGACTGGGCGACCTTCCTGAAGGAACGCGTCTATCAGGTGAACCCGGCGACGACGACCGCGGGTATCACGCGGAACGGGTACCGCCTCGTCTATACCGACACGCCGAACGCGGTCGCCAAGTCGGGCGAGAAGTCGTCGAAGTCGGCCAGTTTCGCCTTTTCGCTGGGCATGACGGTGGCCAGCGACGGCGCGGTTCGATCGGTGATCTGGGATTCACCGGCGTTCAATGCGGGCATGGACGTATCGACCACGATCGTCGCGGTGAACGGCGATGCCTATTCGGCCGAGAAGCTGAAGGCGGCGGTGACCGCGGCCAAGTCGTCGAAGGACCCGATCAAGCTGCTGGTCAGGAACGACGGCAAGTTCCGCGAAGTCGCACTCGACTATCACGAGGGGCTGCGCTACCCGCGCCTCGAAAAGGTGGGCACGGGCGAAACCGGCCTGGATCGCCTGATCGCGGCACGATAA
- the ppa gene encoding inorganic diphosphatase, translating into MRIDLIPVGDDPPNSLNVIIEVPVGGEPVKYEFDKASGALFVDRILHTPMRYPANYGFVPHTLSPDGDPLDALVIARSPFVPGCVVRARPIGVLNLEDEAGGDEKLVCVPVDTTFPYYSDVGERQDLPSIIFQQIEHFFTHYKDLEKEKWVRIGKWGDAAEARRITIEAIDRYNSDKDAAKASVDATGVDTPQG; encoded by the coding sequence ATGCGGATCGACCTGATCCCCGTGGGCGATGACCCGCCCAACAGCCTGAACGTGATCATCGAAGTGCCGGTCGGCGGCGAACCGGTGAAGTACGAATTCGACAAGGCGTCCGGCGCACTGTTCGTCGATCGCATCCTGCACACGCCGATGCGTTATCCGGCGAACTACGGCTTCGTCCCGCACACGCTGTCGCCCGACGGCGATCCGCTCGATGCCCTGGTCATTGCCCGCTCGCCCTTCGTCCCGGGCTGTGTCGTGCGCGCGCGACCCATCGGCGTGCTGAACCTGGAAGACGAAGCCGGCGGCGACGAAAAGCTCGTCTGCGTGCCGGTCGACACGACCTTCCCTTACTATTCGGACGTCGGCGAACGGCAGGACCTGCCCTCGATCATCTTCCAGCAGATCGAGCATTTCTTCACCCATTATAAGGATCTCGAAAAGGAGAAGTGGGTGCGGATCGGCAAATGGGGCGACGCCGCCGAAGCCCGCCGCATCACGATCGAAGCGATCGATCGGTACAACAGCGACAAGGACGCTGCGAAGGCATCGGTCGACGCCACCGGCGTGGATACGCCGCAGGGTTAA